Within the Vigna angularis cultivar LongXiaoDou No.4 chromosome 10, ASM1680809v1, whole genome shotgun sequence genome, the region AAAACGAAgtctgaaaagaaaagaaaaggaggttGGAAACACGAAATTCATCAGCTCTAACACTGGCTGGATTTTATTGTTGTGCTGACATGAtctgaatttgaaaatggaTATCAATAAGTACAAGCTATTTTGATTTGGATACACTTCAATGATACTCCAGCAGCCACACATGCAGTTTCTGGATCtatttgttgattttaattcAGCTATAACATAATTTACAAGCATATAAAGAACAAGAACACAAGGATCATTGACAAAGAAAGTGATTAGAACAGAATGCTTATGCTCTCCTTAGATTCATCATTTGGAACCCATCTTGACACTTGAAGATGAATGCAGCAGAGAAGACACAGAGAAGCTTGAGTTATTGCTTTTTGTTTTCAAAGTTTGCATGACTGGTACTGATGAAGAAGCTGTTGGCAGAACTCCACCAGAGTTTTTATTCCCAGATGCACCATTTGCAGGGGACCCTTTTAGAAGCACATCAAATTTTGCATACTCCTCCCTTTCATGCTTTATCTCCTTCAGCATAGCCGCGATATCTCTCATTGTTGGCCTTTCATCAGGAGATGAGTTCACACACAATAATGCTATTCCCAATGCCTGCATCATTTCCTCTATCTCTGATTCTGGTCTAGAGAGTAAGCTGGGATCAAGCACTTCAAGACCCTTTTTCTGTCTCACCCAATCAACAACATGTACACCATCTGGTATGGTTGGATCAATTGGTTGCTTACCTGTCAAGACTTCTAACAACACTACTCCATAGCTGTAAACATCACTCTTCTCTGTGATCTTCATCATATAGCCATATTCTGAAACAGTTTCAAAGTCAGATTCAGTAAGGTAAACACATTGTCTAAAATCTGTCAAAAGATGTAAAATATGATAGAAATTAAGCCAGTGATATCATTAAGCCCAAGCAACTGTGTAAGGCTTCCTAAAACGAACTATTGCCTGGAATTTCTTCACACTAAGTAAGAATCCAAAGGAAGAATGTAATCAAGTAGGTGTGGAAGGCTCACTAACCTGGAGCAATATATCCGTAGGAACCAGCAACTGTATTGGAAGAACGACCAAAATCACCATCATCAACGAGTTTAGCCAAGCCAAAGTCAGCAATGTAAGGTTCAAATTCAAGGCCAATGAGGATATTATTGGCTTTAATATCTCTGTGGACTATAGGAGGGACACAGTCATGATGTAGATATGCAAGGCCTTCTGCAGCACCTAACAAGATTCTGTACCTAAGTTCCCATTCCAGAGAATTTCCACTCCTCTCATGAAGTAGACTACTCAAACTTCCATTCGGCATGTAATCGAAAATAAGCAATCTTGTTTGTCTGTTCCAGCAGCACCCCAAGAATCTGACAATGTTCTTATGACGGATTGAGCCAAGGGTCTTGACCTCAGCTGAGAATGAATCACGAACTCCACTTTTTTCTTCCTTAAATGCCTCTTCTGCGTTAATAGTTGTTGGCCACAATTTCTTCACAGCAATCACTTCACCATTGTCCATTTCAGCTCTATATACAACACCAGAACATCCCTTTCCAATAATATTTCTATCAACTAAGCATCTCAGTATTTGTTCCACTGAAAAGTTTAGCTTCTGAAATGGTATGAACTGCCATGGCCACGAGTCACCCAGTtctgaatcatcatctctaataACTCTCCTTGCTTTGATGACAGCAGTTATCCCCATAACGATCATTATGACTGTCAAGGCTATCAGCAATCCAATGGCTAGCTTAAGCCTTTGCGATTTCCTTACTTCATTTCCGTTCAGTGACATATCAGTCTTGCTGGAATCCTTCACAAAGCATGAGAGCCCTTGATTTTCAGTGAAGTCTTTTGATGTCAACTGCCTGAAAAGCTTGTTATCTGGAAGACAGCCAGAAAATTTGTTGTAAGAAACATTGAGTGAGACAAGGTTGTCTAACTCAGCAAGAGGTTTCAAATCTCCTTCCAACTGGTTGTGTGAGAGGTCCAATATGGAAAGCTTGTTAAGAGAAGATATCTGAGCTGGAATTATTCCACGTAGTGAATTGCAACTAAGATTAAGAGCAATTTCTAGAGTCTCAATCCGGCCAAGCTCAGCTGGTATGTTTCCACTGAGGTTGTTGCTGCTAAGATCAAGCAGCTGGAGATTTGAACATAGGCTCAACGATGCAGGAATAGGTCCAGAAAACAAGTTATTGCTTAGGATTAGCTTACTCAGAGAAACAAGACGGCCCAAACTTGCTGGTAAAGGACCAGAAAACCTGTTGGAAGATGCATCCAAAACCTGAACTGCTGATAGTGAAGATAAATAATTAGGCAGAGGACCTTCTAAGTTGTTGCTGCTTAAGTCTATCATTTGCAGTTCAGAGCAGCTTCCAATCTCATCAGGCACTGGACCGGAGAGGCGGTTCCCAGAGAGGTCTAAAAAGTTCAAGCTCTTCAGGTTTCCTATTGTCTTGGGAATGCTACCAGTAATCCTGTTGTTTCCAAGCCTCAACCTTATAAGGGAGCTGCAACTGCCTATTTCATTTGGTATGAAACCTGATATGTCATTGGAAATCAGAAGCAGTTTCGTGAGGTTTTGGAGCTGGAATAGGCCAACGGGAATACTACCAGTGAGTGCATTGCGTGACAAGTCCAGTGCTTGGAGATTACTGCAGTTCCCCAAAGTGGAGGGAATGCTTCCCTCAAGCTGGTTCTGCCAAGCTAAGAACACCATGAGGTTTGACAGCTGACCAAGCTCTGGAGGAATTAAGCCTGAGAGCTGGTTTGTGTCAACTTGTAACTGTTGAAGATTTTTAGCATTTGAAAGACTGGAAGGTATTGAACCAGACACATTGTTATCACTAATCATAAACTCCTCTAGATTCAAGAGACCCCCCAAAGATACAGGTATGGTCCCAGATAGAGAATTTAAGGAGAAATCAAATTTTCTCAAGCTTGTACAGTTACCAATCTCTTCTGGGATAGCCCCCAAAAGACCATTCTGCCAGAAAAACAACTGTTCCAGCTTCTTGAGCTTGCCAAGCTCAGATGGAATAGACCCTGATAAGCTATTTTCATACAAGAACAAATTAACAAGCTCAGAACAGTTACCTAACTCCGGTGGAATTTCACCGGACAGCATGGTGGTATAGATGGACAAAGTCTGAAGCTTTGTGAGCTTACCCAAAGAAGCAGGCAAAGAACCAGATATTCTGGTATCAGCCAGCCCCAAAACTGTCAAATTGCTGCATTCTCCTAGCTCTTCAGGAATTTTCCCAACTATGTCTTTGTTCCCTCCTGCTCTTAGGGACTCAAGTTGTGACAACTTCCCCAGCTCAGGTGGGATAGTCCCACTTATCTGATTGTCAAAAAGGAGtagattttttaaaacaatgCAGTTGCTTAACTCCACTGGGATCCTTCCAGTAAGCTGGTTAGAGTTCAAAGACAAGTTCTGAAGTTTCTGGAGCTTTCCAATGCTTGCAGGAATTGAACCAACAAGATTGTTGGAGCTGAGGTCAATGACAGTGAGGGAAGAGCAATCACCAATGTCTGAAGGGATGGTTCCAGTTAGATTGGAATCAGATAAGACAAGCTTTTGAAGAGAGTGAAATGAAGAGAGGTTGGAAGGTATAGGAAGCTCTAGAGGGATGGATTGTATGTTGATGTCAGTGACAAAGCCTAGTGAGGAGCATGTTATGAATGTCCAGTTGCATGGATTGGAATGAAGAATGTTCCAGTTGGAGAAAGAAGGAGGAGGTGGTGATGCAGAAGCATGGAGCCAAGAGAAGAGAGTTGAAGCTTCGTGATTTGCAGAGAAGGCAATGCCATAGAGAAAAGTAAGTTGGAGGAGAATGATACAAaacaatgaagaagaagaaggagaagaagaggaagagatgTACAAGGATTGCCTCGAGCTGAGCATTGAAACAATGAAACATTTGCCTCAAATTCcaaacttttcttctccttGGGTTTGAGTCATTGGGTTTTGCACTCTTCACTCAACCTTGTGAGAATGTGTATGCTGTGGCTTTCTTGCTTTGAACTCAAACTCACAATAGCACTTCTCTTTCCAAAACAAAGCTAAAAGGAGCAGCTCACACAAGCcagaagagaataaaataacataaaactgAATGCCTAGAGATCAGAAAATCTGCAGCAGCTGCAGAAGTAGCACCACCCCACCACACTAAAGATGCTTCTTTGTGTCTAAGCAAAAAGCATTAGAATAATGGGGCTGTGCCAGGTGGTGTTTCTTGCAATGAACATAGGCATCTTATTATATACCTCTGGAGCTTACCTGCACTGCACATTCATCTgatttatgtcttttttttattgctcAGTTATTCAGTCATGCTACTTTCTTAGCCACTGGTTTTCTTAAACCCTCTctcatttttagtgaaaaagttttaaagaagaaaagttgcccaagttcttaataaattattatctcCATCACACATATCTTTCTGGGTATTCAAGCTATTTTGGCCTACAGTAAGAAACTAGAAAATTTACTATTTAAGAAATTATCTCTGTTGTTGAATGTTCTTTTCACACATTTTATACACAGAAACCAGTAAAAGTGTGAATTAAATCCTAGTTACATATTGAAAAGACATTATTCTTTGTCAAACTTTTTATCATAATGTTTATAGTAATATCATTGAATGAACTTAATGATATTAATAAGTTCATAACCATTCAAAATCTCAGTGAAAACTGAGTGAACTTAGGTGGATTATATTGCTGAGGTAATTAACTGAGCAGTATTCGGAAAATGTGGGCAAGCTTGTAAATATTAAAGGTCTAACTATTAGTTGggaattattttatattccaCAGTCTCTAACGTTATTATGAAAAATCagttataaaaatatcttaatggTTTCCTATTAATTGTTACCAGGTTGTGTTTGCAAGTCCATTGTTTCTGTATTAGTAAACAACAAATTTGTGAATTGTTTTGGTCATGGGTTCAGGTCAACTATTTACTCACATGTCTTGTGAAGATCTAAATGTCTATCTTTATTAACGTTGGTTATAGATTCTTTTGGTCAAACTCGAAGGTTACTTGCATAAGGTACTATGATACCAAAATCATTAAATGTTCGATAACCTAAGTAATTAATGTGTATTAAATGTAATCATTTATCTCTTAAGTTGATTGTCTAGTCACTCGCGTCCGATCATAAGTACATGATTAATTGTTGCATTTGTTTCCACTTATTTGAGCTCATTTGCAAGGGGGAATTTGTAAACGGATTATTCCATCCATACACTTTTGAGGAGATTTTGCATTATACACTCATTGTGCATATTCCTAAGAAAGACCAAAATAgccttaatttttatttcaaattacattGTAATTAGTATGTACGTGAAATATGCAAGGCTATGAAAACAATGGAGATTCCTAGCTAGTGCAGACACAAAGAGATTCTCTAGCTCTTTGACCAAACATAGAAGCGATGTATGATGATTTAAAACGCCATCAATGTTATGGTCGAAAGATATGTGTTGCATTCAATATAACCTTCAAATGTCCACTTGTGTGAGAGTCTCGTGGTCCTAGTGCTAAAGGAGAAGTTGTGTTGATTTCTCATGGTGCAGCTCGTAAAGGAGAAAGCATAGTGTTCTCAATCCACATACAAGGTTCTTCAAGTGAGAAAACTTTCCAGAATCCATACTTTCCCATTTATAAGTTCATGAAAAGATTGAGGGTGTTGATGGAATCCATTTTGGGGTTGTATGGAACATATTCCAAACTCCTAGAATCCGATTTTGTGCTTGGCTAAATCAATTTTATGCCAAGGAGATgatgaaataaattatgataCATGTGGTTCTAGTCATGAAATAACATGTAATCCAATTTTATGGTGTTATAAATGCAAATAGAATC harbors:
- the LOC108335886 gene encoding LRR receptor-like serine/threonine-protein kinase RGI1, coding for MLSSRQSLYISSSSSPSSSSLFCIILLQLTFLYGIAFSANHEASTLFSWLHASASPPPPSFSNWNILHSNPCNWTFITCSSLGFVTDINIQSIPLELPIPSNLSSFHSLQKLVLSDSNLTGTIPSDIGDCSSLTVIDLSSNNLVGSIPASIGKLQKLQNLSLNSNQLTGRIPVELSNCIVLKNLLLFDNQISGTIPPELGKLSQLESLRAGGNKDIVGKIPEELGECSNLTVLGLADTRISGSLPASLGKLTKLQTLSIYTTMLSGEIPPELGNCSELVNLFLYENSLSGSIPSELGKLKKLEQLFFWQNGLLGAIPEEIGNCTSLRKFDFSLNSLSGTIPVSLGGLLNLEEFMISDNNVSGSIPSSLSNAKNLQQLQVDTNQLSGLIPPELGQLSNLMVFLAWQNQLEGSIPSTLGNCSNLQALDLSRNALTGSIPVGLFQLQNLTKLLLISNDISGFIPNEIGSCSSLIRLRLGNNRITGSIPKTIGNLKSLNFLDLSGNRLSGPVPDEIGSCSELQMIDLSSNNLEGPLPNYLSSLSAVQVLDASSNRFSGPLPASLGRLVSLSKLILSNNLFSGPIPASLSLCSNLQLLDLSSNNLSGNIPAELGRIETLEIALNLSCNSLRGIIPAQISSLNKLSILDLSHNQLEGDLKPLAELDNLVSLNVSYNKFSGCLPDNKLFRQLTSKDFTENQGLSCFVKDSSKTDMSLNGNEVRKSQRLKLAIGLLIALTVIMIVMGITAVIKARRVIRDDDSELGDSWPWQFIPFQKLNFSVEQILRCLVDRNIIGKGCSGVVYRAEMDNGEVIAVKKLWPTTINAEEAFKEEKSGVRDSFSAEVKTLGSIRHKNIVRFLGCCWNRQTRLLIFDYMPNGSLSSLLHERSGNSLEWELRYRILLGAAEGLAYLHHDCVPPIVHRDIKANNILIGLEFEPYIADFGLAKLVDDGDFGRSSNTVAGSYGYIAPEYGYMMKITEKSDVYSYGVVLLEVLTGKQPIDPTIPDGVHVVDWVRQKKGLEVLDPSLLSRPESEIEEMMQALGIALLCVNSSPDERPTMRDIAAMLKEIKHEREEYAKFDVLLKGSPANGASGNKNSGGVLPTASSSVPVMQTLKTKSNNSSFSVSSLLHSSSSVKMGSK